Proteins from a genomic interval of Rattus norvegicus strain BN/NHsdMcwi chromosome 2, GRCr8, whole genome shotgun sequence:
- the Enc1 gene encoding ectoderm-neural cortex protein 1 isoform X1, with product MSVSVHENRKSRASSGSINIYLFHKSSYADSVLTHLNLLRQQRLFTDVLLHAGNRTFPCHRAVLAACSRYFEAMFSGGLKESQDSEVNFDNSIHPEVLELLLDYAYSSRVIINEENAESLLEAGDMLEFQDIRDACAEFLEKNLHPTNCLGMLLLSDAHQCTKLYELSWRMCLSNFQTIRKNEDFLQLPQDMVVQLLSSEELETEDERLVYESAMNWISYDLKKRYCYLPELLQTVRLALLPAIYLMENVAMEELITKQRKSKEIVEEAIRCKLKILQNDGVVTSLCARPRKTGHALFLLGGQTFMCDKLYLVDQKAKEIIPKADIPSPRKEFSACAIGCKVYITGGRGSENGVSKDVWVYDTLHEEWSKAAPMLVARFGHGSAELKHCLYVVGGHTAATGCLPASPSVSLKQVEQYDPTTNKWTMVAPLREGVSNAAVVSAKLKLFAFGGTSVSHDKLPKVQCYDQCENRWTVPATCPQPWRYTAAAVLGNQIFIMGGDTEFSACSAYKFNSETYQWTKVGDVTAKRMSCHAVASGNKLYVVGGYFGIQRCKTLDCYDPTLDVWNSITTVPYSLIPTAFVSTWKHLPS from the coding sequence ATGTCCGTCAGCGTGCATGAGAACCGCAAGTCCAGGGCCAGCAGCGGCTCCATCAACATCTACCTGTTTCATAAGTCTTCCTATGCCGACAGTGTTCTCACTCACTTGAACCTTCTGCGTCAGCAGAGGCTCTTTACAGACGTCCTCCTTCATGCGGGAAACAGGACCTTCCCTTGCCACCGGGCAGTGTTGGCTGCCTGCAGCCGCTACTTCGAAGCCATGTTCAGTGGTGGCCTGAAAGAGAGCCAGGACAGTGAGGTGAACTTCGACAATTCCATCCACCCAGAAGTCTTAGAGCTGCTTCTGGACTACGCATACTCCTCCCGGGTCAtcatcaatgaagaaaatgctgaGTCCCTCCTGGAGGCTGGTGACATGCTGGAGTTTCAGGACATCAGGGATGCATGTGCAGAATTCCTGGAGAAGAACCTGCATCCCACCAACTGCTTAGGGATGCTGCTGCTGTCTGACGCCCACCAGTGCACCAAGCTGTACGAACTCTCCTGGAGAATGTGTCTGAGCAACTTCCAAACCATCCGGAAGAATGAAGATTTTCTCCAGTTGCCCCAGGACATGGTGGTGCAGCTCCTGTCCAGCGAAGAACTGGAGACAGAAGACGAAAGGCTGGTGTATGAGTCTGCAATGAACTGGATTAGCTATGACCTGAAGAAACGCTACTGTTACCTCCCAGAACTGTTGCAGACAGTGAGGCTGGCCCTCCTTCCTGCCATCTATCTCATGGAGAACGTGGCAATGGAAGAACTCATCACCAAGCAGAGAAAGAGTAAGGAGATTGTGGAAGAGGCCATCCGGTGCAAACTAAAAATCTTACAGAATGACGGCGTGGTCACCAGTCTCTGTGCTCGCCCTCGGAAAACTGGCCACGCCCTGTTCCTCCTGGGAGGGCAGACTTTCATGTGTGACAAACTGTACTTGGTAGACCAGAAGGCTAAAGAAATCATTCCCAAGGCTGACATTCCCAGCCCGAGGAAAGAGTTCAGTGCGTGTGCGATTGGCTGCAAAGTGTATATTACTGGGGGGCGGGGATCAGAGAACGGAGTCTCAAAAGATGTCTGGGTTTATGATACCCTGCATGAGGAATGGTCCAAGGCTGCCCCCATGCTGGTGGCCAGGTTTGGCCATGGATCAGCCGAACTGAAGCACTGCCTGTATGTGGTCGGTGGGCACACAGCTGCAACTGGCTGCCTCCcagcctctccttcagtctctctaAAGCAAGTAGAACAATATGACCCCACAACCAACAAATGGACCATGGTAGCCCCACTCCGAGAAGGTGTCAGCAATGCTGCTGTAGTGAGCGCCAAGCTCAAGCTGTTCGCTTTCGGAGGTACCAGCGTAAGCCACGACAAGCTTCCTAAGGTTCAGTGTTATGACCAGTGTGAAAACAGATGGACAGTTCCAgccacctgtccccagccctggcgTTACACAGCCGCAGCTGTGCTGGGGAACCAGATTTTTATCATGGGTGGGGATACAGAATTCTCAGCCTGCTCTGCTTACAAGTTCAACAGTGAAACTTACCAGTGGACCAAGGTAGGAGACGTGACAGCCAAGCGCATGAGCTGCCATGCCGTGGCCTCCGGGAACAAGCTTTACGTGGTTGGAGGATACTTCGGCATTCAGCGCTGCAAGACGTTGGACTGTTACGATCCGACTTTAGATGTGTGGAACAGCATAACCACGGTTCCCTACTCTCTGATCCCTACCGCGTTCGTCAGCACCTGGAAACACCTGCCTTCCTAA